A region from the Sphaerodactylus townsendi isolate TG3544 linkage group LG01, MPM_Stown_v2.3, whole genome shotgun sequence genome encodes:
- the SMIM8 gene encoding small integral membrane protein 8, with amino-acid sequence MSSSSPPPDLQHEAPKEKDYRVPGLRSVRTTSLFRAVNPELFIKPNKPVMAFGLITITLCVAYIGYLHAQQENKKDIYEAIDSEGNRYTRRKASKWD; translated from the exons ATGTCTTCATCGTCTCCGCCTCCAGATTTACAACACGAAGCACCCAAAGAGAAAGATTATCGAGTTCCAGGCCTTCGAAGCGTCCGGACCACCTCCCTGTTCCGTGCTGTAAACCCAGAACTTTTCATTAAACCT AACAAACCTGTTATGGCTTTTGGGCTTATAACGATTACACTTTGCGTAGCCTACATTGGGTATTTGCATGCCCAGCAAGAGAATAAAAAGGACATCTATGAAGCTATTGATAGTGAAGGAAACAGATATACAAGACGGAAGGCTTCAAAATGGGACTAA